A stretch of the Vitis riparia cultivar Riparia Gloire de Montpellier isolate 1030 chromosome 13, EGFV_Vit.rip_1.0, whole genome shotgun sequence genome encodes the following:
- the LOC117929190 gene encoding ribonuclease H2 subunit A-like has protein sequence MGSETALPKWASEPCMMGIDEAGRGPVLGPMVYGCLYCACSYHNTLSTLNFADSKTLKEEKREELFENLKADESIGWAVDVIDPWELSAKMLKKNKINLNEISHDSAIGLITRVLNMGVLLTEVYVDTVGDAEKYRIKLSERFPAVKFVVAKKADSLYPVVSGASIVAKVTRDRALRDWVLVETAENMHRNFGSGYPGDPVTKSWLQHHKHSVFGFPTLVRFSWGTCTAYSKDIVEVLWEADKVDEDGSTNRNGKRQLKLSSVGFIESKRKSEEIESSGKGRCKFFQARKLEQLTQF, from the exons ATGGGATCTGAAACAGCGCTTCCCAAATGGGCATCAGAGCCTTGCATGATGGGCATTGATGAAGCTGGACGTGGCCCTGTCTTAG gaCCAATGGTTTATGGATGCTTGTACTGTGCCTGCTCATACCACAACACCCTTTCTACATTGAACTTTGCAG aTTCAAAGACTctaaaagaagagaagagggaggaattgtttgaaaatttaaaggcTGATGAATCCATTGGATGGGCTGTTGATGTCATAGATCCATGGGAGCTCTCAGCTAAAATGCTAAAGAA AAACAAGATAAATCTAAATGAAATATCTCATGACTCTGCAATTGGCCTCATCACTAGGGTCCTAAACATGGGAGTTCTTTTAACTGAG GTTTACGTGGACACAGTGGGAGATGCAGAGAAGTATAGGATTAAACTGTCTGAAAGATTTCCTGCTGTCAAATTTGTTGTTGCAAAGAAAGCTGATAGTCTTTATCCAGTTGTAAGTGGAGCAAGCATAGTTGCAAAG GTGACAAGAGACCGAGCCCTACGAGATTGGGTGCTGGTTGAAACTGCTGAAAATATGCATAGGAACTTTGGATCTGGATATCCTGGAG aTCCTGTAACTAAGTCCTGGTTGCAACATCACAAACACTCGGTATTTGGATTTCCAACTCTGGTTCGTTTCAGTTGGGGTACATGCACTGCCTACTCCAAAGACATTGTTGAAGTACTATG GGAGGCTGATAAAGTTGATGAAGACGGTTCCACTAATAGGAATGGTAAGCGGCAGTTAAAATTGAGCAGTGTTGGTTTCATTGAAAGCAAGAGGAAGAGCGAAGAAATTGAATCAAGTGGTAAAGGTCGTTGCAAGTTTTTTCAGGCTCGTAAACTTGAGCAACTTACTCAGTTCTGA